One window from the genome of Megalobrama amblycephala isolate DHTTF-2021 linkage group LG4, ASM1881202v1, whole genome shotgun sequence encodes:
- the si:ch211-284e13.6 gene encoding uncharacterized protein si:ch211-284e13.6, whose amino-acid sequence MEDRRHLPPDGGGNLKRSASAECNMEDKAVRKEQGDPETSTQMRVRKDDLCDVPRKVPRFQYVDFPSLHQCIQQLSVPPLNGWLGSCSLAKAANYRPASPKEKVPKFKYVDYPSLHHCIQQLSVPPLESWSAGLVSFNAEERQEGSGLQKRPSQPGTVRKNQRNEAGDKNNEDRSRVTSLPFPRDTHTSVSGKQERPQHDYTLEVPQKSCAMKPEAGLRSGCGSRLESGSGSQSNTAVVRNDRPSVISMVHTDRQKHWTKADHLEEQLNSPESVGRVPWNTLPESVCPFCQQMFTNPEQFRAHQRSHKDKRPN is encoded by the coding sequence ATGGAGGACAGGAGGCACCTGCCTCCAGATGGAGGTGGCAATCTCAAGCGCTCCGCCTCGGCAGAGTGCAACATGGAGGATAAAGCGGTCAGGAAGGAGCAGGGTGACCCAGAGACCTCGACACAAATGCGTGTGAGGAAAGACGATCTCTGTGATGTTCCTCGCAAGGTGCCTCGTTTCCAGTATGTGGATTTCCCTTCCCTGCACCAGTGCATCCAACAGCTTTCTGTGCCTCCGCTGAATGGTTGGCTGGGATCTTGCTCGTTGGCAAAGGCAGCAAACTATAGGCCCGCCAGTCCTAAAGAAAAGGTGCCCAAGTTTAAATATGTGGACTACCCATCTCTCCACCACTGCATTCAGCAGCTGTCCGTGCCTCCGTTAGAAAGCTGGAGTGCAGGGCTGGTCAGCTTTAATGCAGAGGAGAGACAGGAGGGGTCTGGATTGCAGAAGAGGCCCTCTCAACCAGGGACTGTGAGGAAGAACCAGAGGAATGAGGCAGGAGATAAAAACAACGAGGACAGGAGTAGAGTTACATCACTTCCTTTCCCAAGAGACACACACACCTCAGTCTCAGGCAAGCAGGAGAGACCTCAACACGACTACACCTTAGAGGTGCCACAAAAGTCCTGTGCTATGAAACCAGAAGCTGGTTTGCGATCAGGTTGTGGCTCCAGGTTAGAATCTGGCTCTGGATCTCAGAGCAACACAGCGGTGGTGAGAAATGACAGGCCGTCAGTTATTAGCATGGTGCACACGGATAGGCAGAAGCACTGGACAAAGGCAGATCACCTGGAAGAACAATTGAACTCTCCAGAATCAGTCGGACGGGTACCTTGGAATACCCTCCCAGAGTCAGTCTGCCCATTCTGCCAACAGATGTTCACAAACCCCGAGCAGTTCAGGGCTCACCAGAGGAGCCATAAAGATAAG